One region of Termitidicoccus mucosus genomic DNA includes:
- a CDS encoding class I SAM-dependent methyltransferase — translation MPPPDARARFFELLRDSVRDGTLVKLTLGRHRGADTSLRNIFVRPVSLKAGPRLSFVYRHDTRDITKNFAHDEALALLETLAAADFLDAHLFTVTQTAQLSRPDQTGEPARIRIKKSTTPEAAPAALPARDHDRARERAVGMSEPWLRALGVTNERGQPREAMAAKFRQINKFTELLSHLAGEAGLLPAPDGRAASQGVEETAESRQPPLRVADMGCGKGYLTFATAALFGGRARVEGIEARADLVEFCNRVAGEQGFANLSFVRGTIADAAPAQLDILIALHACDTATDDAIAKGVAAGARLIVVSPCCHKELRPQLVAPPLLADALRHGIFQERQAEFITDALRAQLLEWSGYRTKVFEFISTEHTAKNLMIAAVKIHATERRAPAVSDEFARRIRALAAAYGVRRQSLAAQLGFALA, via the coding sequence ATGCCGCCTCCCGATGCCCGCGCCCGATTTTTCGAACTCCTTCGCGACTCCGTCCGCGACGGCACGCTGGTCAAGCTCACCTTGGGCAGGCACCGGGGCGCCGACACTTCGTTGCGCAACATTTTCGTGCGCCCGGTTTCCCTGAAGGCCGGCCCGCGCCTCTCTTTCGTTTACCGGCACGACACCCGCGACATCACCAAAAACTTCGCCCATGACGAGGCGCTCGCCTTACTCGAAACTCTCGCCGCCGCCGATTTCCTCGACGCGCACCTCTTCACCGTCACGCAAACCGCGCAGCTTTCCCGCCCGGACCAAACAGGGGAGCCGGCGCGCATCCGTATCAAAAAATCAACTACACCGGAGGCGGCCCCGGCCGCGCTCCCGGCGCGGGATCACGACCGGGCGCGGGAGCGCGCCGTGGGCATGTCCGAGCCCTGGCTGCGCGCCCTTGGCGTCACGAACGAACGCGGGCAGCCGCGCGAGGCGATGGCGGCGAAATTCCGCCAGATCAACAAATTCACCGAACTGCTCTCGCACCTCGCCGGCGAGGCGGGCCTGTTGCCCGCGCCGGACGGGCGCGCGGCATCGCAAGGCGTCGAAGAAACAGCGGAGTCCCGGCAGCCGCCGCTGCGCGTCGCCGACATGGGCTGCGGCAAAGGCTATCTCACCTTCGCCACGGCCGCGCTGTTCGGCGGGCGCGCCCGCGTGGAGGGCATCGAGGCCCGCGCCGACCTCGTCGAGTTCTGCAACCGCGTGGCAGGCGAACAAGGCTTTGCCAACCTGTCCTTTGTCCGGGGCACGATCGCCGACGCCGCCCCCGCACAACTCGACATTCTCATCGCGCTTCACGCGTGCGACACCGCCACCGACGACGCCATCGCGAAGGGCGTCGCCGCCGGCGCCCGCCTCATCGTCGTGTCGCCCTGCTGCCACAAGGAACTGCGCCCTCAGCTTGTCGCGCCGCCGCTGCTCGCCGACGCGCTGCGCCACGGGATTTTTCAGGAACGCCAGGCCGAGTTCATCACCGACGCGCTCCGGGCGCAGCTTCTCGAATGGTCGGGTTATCGCACAAAAGTGTTTGAGTTCATCTCGACCGAGCACACTGCGAAAAACCTGATGATCGCCGCGGTCAAAATCCACGCGACGGAGCGGCGCGCGCCAGCCGTGTCCGACGAATTCGCGCGGCGCATCCGCGCCCTCGCCGCCGCCTATGGCGTGCGCAGGCAATCCCTCGCCGCGCAACTCGGGTTTGCGCTCGCCTGA
- a CDS encoding ABC transporter permease: MTLLEGIRSGFRDIFTSKTVVSTLVLGVVVYSFFYPAGYDRQVAMRLPVAIVDLDNTTQSRAIVRAAAAVRGIEVAARPADFAEARALLRRNAVNGILLIPADFQRNALGGRKGTLALYSNNAYLVRNAAVLGALAAVVQDAAARIMREEANKAGVLAPALANLAMPVEVVMRPLYNTREGYASYAVAAAAQIIIHQTLLIGAAMLVAIRRQRHAAQGLAGRPALSAGEFWGLVLALVTVCSLTSLYFNGLAFWFQDYPRGHNVPGLIFLTLVYIFAVAGLGLFAGSFFKTPERAMCVLACTSLPFFFLAGYAWPAQLIPSILHWAGLLVPSTTGLPAYVKINQFGASLHEIRSELLILGTAAVAYLGLAWWRLGKGEPGPRAAS, translated from the coding sequence ATGACACTCCTCGAAGGCATACGCTCCGGCTTCCGCGACATCTTTACGAGCAAGACCGTGGTTTCCACCCTGGTGCTCGGCGTGGTTGTCTATTCGTTTTTCTACCCGGCCGGCTACGACCGGCAGGTCGCGATGCGCCTGCCCGTCGCCATCGTGGATCTCGACAACACCACGCAAAGCCGCGCCATCGTCCGCGCCGCCGCCGCCGTGCGCGGCATCGAGGTCGCCGCCCGCCCGGCGGATTTCGCGGAGGCGCGGGCCTTGCTCCGCCGCAATGCGGTCAACGGCATCCTCCTCATCCCCGCCGATTTTCAGCGCAACGCCCTGGGCGGGCGCAAGGGCACGCTCGCGCTTTACAGCAACAACGCCTACCTGGTGCGCAACGCCGCCGTCCTCGGCGCCCTCGCCGCGGTCGTGCAGGACGCGGCCGCGCGCATCATGCGGGAGGAGGCGAACAAGGCCGGCGTGCTCGCCCCCGCGCTGGCGAATCTTGCCATGCCCGTCGAGGTCGTCATGCGTCCGCTCTACAACACCCGCGAGGGCTACGCCAGCTATGCCGTCGCCGCCGCCGCGCAGATCATCATTCACCAGACGCTCCTCATCGGCGCGGCCATGCTCGTCGCCATCCGGCGCCAGCGTCATGCCGCACAGGGGCTTGCCGGACGGCCCGCCCTCTCCGCCGGCGAGTTCTGGGGGCTCGTGCTCGCGCTCGTGACGGTTTGCAGCCTGACCTCGCTTTATTTCAACGGCCTGGCCTTCTGGTTTCAGGATTATCCCCGCGGGCACAATGTTCCCGGGCTCATTTTTCTGACGCTTGTCTATATCTTTGCCGTCGCGGGACTCGGCCTCTTTGCCGGTTCCTTCTTCAAGACGCCCGAGCGCGCCATGTGCGTCCTCGCCTGCACTTCGCTGCCGTTTTTCTTCCTCGCCGGATATGCCTGGCCCGCCCAGCTCATTCCCTCAATCCTGCACTGGGCCGGCCTGCTCGTCCCCTCGACCACGGGCCTTCCCGCCTACGTGAAGATCAATCAGTTTGGCGCCAGCCTGCACGAAATCCGCTCCGAGTTGCTTATCCTCGGAACGGCTGCCGTGGCCTACCTCGGACTCGCCTGGTGGCGCCTCGGCAAAGGAGAACCGGGGCCGCGCGCCGCCTCGTAG
- a CDS encoding ABC transporter permease: MFSGLANSIARETGFVRRSPWDAALISVIPLLLTAFVLVLFARGVPRGLPIAFVDDDHSALSRKLAVALQGASTARVIAQPATLAEAEALVRTGEIFGYLYVPRGADTDAKRGRRATLFAFFNAQFYTSGNLVARDMEAVAGSLNAALSPMPPGHNRVVDSRAAREAPVGAQATLLFNPTGNYDWTLGSTLMMALLHIAFSCTMVLAIGREIAPGVRREWKDAAGGSLLAALVYKIIFYTVIYTFHGTLYLLVMRAALGFPIHGSLPLLIGAQFLFYFAYGCLMSVIIGASRGDLGFSIAVCVMLTSAAFTYGDAVFPFADASLFVKSLSAMLPYTHYMRVHVMQFQMDSSVRDALPALGVLALFSAVLLPLGMWMLREVMKLTPEPAGAPGETSKSAGA, from the coding sequence GTGTTCAGCGGACTCGCCAACTCCATCGCGCGCGAAACCGGCTTCGTGCGCCGCAGCCCGTGGGATGCCGCCCTCATCAGCGTCATCCCGCTGCTGCTGACGGCCTTTGTCCTCGTGCTTTTTGCCCGCGGCGTCCCGCGCGGGCTTCCCATTGCGTTTGTGGACGACGATCATTCCGCGCTCAGCCGCAAACTCGCCGTCGCCCTGCAAGGCGCCTCCACCGCACGCGTCATCGCGCAGCCCGCCACCCTCGCCGAGGCCGAGGCGCTCGTGCGGACCGGGGAGATATTCGGTTATCTTTATGTGCCGCGCGGCGCCGATACCGATGCGAAACGCGGCCGGCGCGCCACGCTTTTCGCCTTCTTCAACGCCCAGTTCTACACGTCCGGCAACCTCGTTGCGCGCGACATGGAAGCCGTCGCCGGCTCGCTGAATGCCGCGCTCAGCCCCATGCCGCCCGGGCACAACCGCGTGGTCGATTCCCGCGCCGCGCGGGAGGCGCCGGTCGGCGCGCAGGCCACGCTCCTGTTCAACCCGACCGGCAACTACGACTGGACGCTTGGCTCCACCCTGATGATGGCGCTCCTGCACATCGCATTCAGTTGCACGATGGTGCTGGCCATCGGCCGCGAGATCGCACCCGGCGTCCGGCGGGAGTGGAAAGACGCCGCCGGTGGCAGCCTCCTCGCAGCCCTTGTTTATAAAATCATTTTTTATACCGTCATCTACACCTTCCACGGCACATTGTATTTGCTCGTCATGCGCGCCGCCCTCGGGTTCCCCATCCATGGCAGCCTGCCGCTGCTGATCGGCGCGCAATTCCTCTTCTATTTCGCCTACGGCTGCCTCATGTCCGTCATCATCGGCGCGAGCAGGGGCGACCTCGGCTTTTCCATCGCCGTCTGCGTCATGCTCACCAGCGCCGCCTTCACCTATGGCGACGCCGTCTTCCCCTTTGCCGACGCCTCGCTCTTCGTCAAATCCCTCAGCGCCATGCTGCCCTATACGCACTACATGCGCGTGCATGTCATGCAATTTCAGATGGATTCCTCCGTCCGCGACGCCTTGCCCGCCCTCGGCGTGCTCGCGCTCTTCAGCGCCGTCCTCCTGCCGCTTGGGATGTGGATGCTGCGCGAGGTCATGAAACTCACTCCGGAGCCCGCGGGCGCGCCCGGCGAAACCTCAAAATCCGCCGGCGCATGA
- a CDS encoding HlyD family secretion protein has protein sequence MSTQNTQPQKSPKSRLILPVLVLAVIIAVVVLGVWLASRPPPDQIHAMVDTDEIRVAAKAPGRLEILLAAEGDTVKAGQPLFTLSNEELNSKLAEARSAELALRALQAKAQAGAQQEDIATALAVWQAQQAAADVARTTAARVENLFKEGVIAAQKRDEAAASALATAESAKAALAQYEKALAGTRVEDREAIAAQVAAANAAVAAVASLQAELQAVAPANGQISRRYANIGEILPPGFPVFTLVDPGNLWIAFNVRENQFHGIAIGQILTGIVPALNDRKMSFKIYYINPQGDFATWRATRLSDGYDIRTFEVRARPIEQDESSKKLRPGMSVLFDWPQTAQ, from the coding sequence GTGAGCACGCAAAACACCCAACCGCAAAAGTCCCCGAAAAGCCGGCTCATCCTGCCGGTGCTGGTGCTGGCCGTCATCATCGCCGTCGTTGTCCTCGGCGTGTGGCTCGCCTCCCGCCCGCCGCCCGACCAGATCCACGCGATGGTGGACACCGACGAAATCCGCGTCGCGGCCAAGGCGCCCGGCCGGCTCGAAATCCTTCTCGCCGCCGAGGGCGACACCGTGAAGGCCGGCCAGCCGCTCTTCACCCTCTCCAACGAAGAACTCAATTCCAAGCTCGCCGAGGCCCGCTCCGCCGAACTCGCCCTGCGCGCCCTCCAGGCCAAGGCCCAGGCCGGCGCGCAACAGGAGGATATCGCCACCGCGCTTGCCGTCTGGCAGGCCCAGCAGGCCGCCGCCGATGTTGCCAGGACCACGGCCGCCCGCGTCGAGAACCTTTTCAAGGAGGGAGTGATCGCGGCGCAAAAACGCGACGAGGCCGCGGCCTCCGCGCTTGCCACCGCCGAGTCGGCGAAGGCCGCCCTCGCGCAATACGAAAAAGCCCTGGCCGGAACCCGCGTCGAGGATCGCGAGGCCATCGCCGCCCAGGTTGCCGCCGCCAATGCCGCCGTGGCCGCGGTCGCCTCGTTGCAGGCGGAATTGCAGGCCGTCGCGCCCGCCAACGGCCAGATCAGCCGCCGCTACGCCAACATCGGCGAAATCCTCCCGCCCGGGTTTCCCGTTTTCACCCTAGTCGATCCCGGGAACCTCTGGATCGCCTTCAACGTGCGCGAAAACCAGTTCCACGGCATCGCCATCGGCCAGATTCTCACCGGCATCGTGCCCGCGCTCAACGACCGGAAGATGAGTTTCAAGATTTATTATATCAACCCGCAGGGCGATTTCGCCACGTGGCGCGCCACCCGTTTGTCCGACGGCTACGACATCCGCACCTTCGAGGTCCGCGCCCGGCCCATCGAGCAGGACGAGTCCTCCAAAAAACTCCGCCCCGGCATGAGCGTGCTCTTCGACTGGCCGCAAACCGCGCAATGA
- a CDS encoding TolC family protein, which yields MNNPKKLVIVLSAALACSASGLCAAPSDLPSAEARFGGGEMTFEQARDQLVRASHALRAAEARHTGRRAAADSLKGLNTPSVSLDAEYVYWEKTIRDGQVKIDYASVNGMPLPVAGMSYEVNMHQSTFRPIVTGMWQVYGGGKIRASQRAAAAIADQAGAQVEAAREALLLDLVKLYFGQSLAERVLGLRGELLHVMEKHLEDARKLEQGGMITKAQRLQAQVACDAARRGHDSSRHELESARIALASLLYSNEVVMPTTPLFVLTDAVGDRAKIVNDAQDRNPQIAAVQSVQRAARQEVKATRANWLPSVALVGQYNLYRDGNTPLDQDWLAAVAVRWALFDKIDRRHSYTAAKQAVIEADNTVEAVRTMVDTGTRQAYDAVENALRQYLLLDSNLESARENLRVQEIAFREGQGTSTDVTNASVALTNVLVERAAAAYRFDVELATLLHVSGQMDQFTTYMNRADKLTP from the coding sequence ATGAACAACCCAAAAAAACTCGTGATTGTCCTGTCGGCAGCCTTGGCCTGTTCTGCCTCGGGGCTTTGTGCCGCACCGTCGGACCTGCCATCCGCCGAAGCCCGCTTCGGCGGCGGCGAGATGACCTTCGAGCAGGCCCGCGATCAACTCGTCCGCGCCTCGCATGCGCTCCGCGCCGCCGAGGCGCGGCACACCGGCAGGCGCGCCGCCGCCGATTCGCTCAAGGGGCTCAACACGCCGTCCGTCTCCCTCGACGCCGAGTATGTTTATTGGGAAAAAACGATAAGGGACGGACAGGTCAAAATCGACTACGCCTCGGTGAACGGCATGCCGCTGCCCGTGGCCGGAATGTCCTACGAGGTCAACATGCATCAAAGCACATTCCGTCCGATCGTGACCGGAATGTGGCAGGTTTACGGGGGAGGCAAAATCCGCGCGAGCCAGCGCGCCGCCGCCGCCATCGCCGACCAGGCCGGCGCGCAAGTCGAGGCCGCCCGCGAAGCGCTCCTCCTCGACTTGGTGAAACTCTACTTTGGCCAGAGCCTCGCCGAGCGCGTGCTCGGGCTTCGCGGCGAATTGCTTCATGTCATGGAAAAACACCTCGAGGACGCGAGGAAGCTCGAACAGGGCGGCATGATCACAAAAGCGCAGCGTTTGCAGGCGCAGGTTGCCTGCGATGCCGCCAGGCGCGGCCACGATTCATCCCGGCACGAACTCGAAAGCGCCCGCATCGCCCTCGCCAGCCTGCTGTATTCCAACGAGGTCGTGATGCCCACGACACCGCTCTTCGTGCTTACCGACGCCGTCGGCGACCGCGCCAAAATCGTCAACGACGCGCAGGACCGCAACCCGCAGATCGCGGCCGTGCAGTCCGTCCAGCGTGCCGCGCGACAGGAGGTCAAGGCCACTCGCGCCAACTGGCTGCCCTCGGTCGCCTTGGTCGGCCAATATAATCTCTACCGCGACGGCAACACCCCGCTCGACCAGGACTGGCTTGCCGCCGTTGCCGTGAGGTGGGCGCTCTTCGACAAAATCGACCGCCGCCACAGCTACACCGCGGCCAAGCAGGCCGTCATCGAGGCCGACAATACCGTCGAGGCCGTCCGCACGATGGTGGACACCGGCACGCGCCAGGCCTACGACGCCGTCGAAAACGCCCTGCGCCAGTATCTCCTCCTCGATTCCAACCTCGAAAGCGCCCGTGAAAACCTGCGCGTGCAGGAAATCGCCTTCCGCGAAGGGCAGGGCACCTCGACCGACGTCACCAACGCCAGCGTCGCCCTGACCAATGTCCTCGTCGAGCGCGCCGCCGCCGCCTATCGCTTCGACGTCGAGCTTGCCACTCTCCTCCACGTCAGCGGGCAGATGGACCAATTCACCACTTACATGAACCGCGCAGACAAACTGACACCGTGA
- a CDS encoding CPBP family intramembrane glutamic endopeptidase — protein MPDPSQPSIVPFITSTLFCLAGALLLWRWQLSPAARAPQSPARQNRLARWFLPARIFLLSCGAVLFMGLIVQGLLGRIIVTLNENFSFSSDIGLLMKDAVFRLGILFGFFLIGRLLRVAAGLPGFGVPRGMSQPTPPLSTAKAVLVGAGVFCVSVLLLLPVSAAWRWLLARFGFETPLQGLVEIFRAAGSPNELGFLLFLAVVLVPISEELVFRGAFFRYLNTRVPAWFALLVPGVVFALLHQNLASFLPLLVLSVVFSIAYQRTGNIVTTMVAHGLFNLNSVALLFLVPPPGA, from the coding sequence ATGCCAGATCCATCACAGCCGTCCATCGTGCCGTTTATCACATCGACCCTGTTCTGCCTCGCCGGGGCCCTCCTGCTTTGGCGCTGGCAGCTCAGTCCGGCGGCGCGCGCGCCGCAATCACCGGCGCGGCAAAATCGTCTGGCCCGATGGTTTCTGCCGGCGCGGATTTTTCTGCTTTCGTGCGGCGCGGTGCTTTTCATGGGCCTCATTGTCCAAGGTCTGCTGGGCCGGATCATCGTCACGCTGAACGAAAATTTTTCGTTCAGCTCCGACATCGGGCTGCTCATGAAGGATGCGGTCTTCAGGCTCGGCATCCTGTTCGGGTTTTTCCTGATCGGGCGGTTGCTTCGGGTGGCCGCGGGGCTGCCGGGATTCGGAGTCCCGCGCGGCATGTCGCAGCCGACGCCGCCACTGTCCACGGCAAAGGCGGTCCTCGTCGGCGCGGGCGTGTTTTGCGTCAGCGTGCTGCTGCTCCTGCCGGTTTCCGCGGCCTGGCGCTGGCTGCTGGCGCGTTTCGGCTTCGAAACCCCGCTCCAAGGCTTGGTGGAGATCTTCCGGGCCGCGGGTTCGCCGAACGAGCTCGGGTTTCTCCTTTTTCTGGCTGTCGTGCTTGTGCCCATTTCGGAGGAGCTGGTGTTTCGCGGCGCGTTTTTTCGCTACCTCAACACCCGCGTCCCCGCCTGGTTTGCACTGCTGGTGCCGGGCGTGGTGTTCGCGTTGCTGCACCAAAACCTCGCCAGCTTCCTGCCTCTGCTCGTGCTGAGCGTTGTGTTCAGCATCGCCTACCAGCGCACCGGCAACATCGTCACGACCATGGTCGCGCACGGCCTGTTCAACCTGAACTCGGTCGCGCTGCTTTTCCTCGTTCCGCCTCCCGGAGCCTGA
- a CDS encoding thiamine-phosphate kinase, which yields MSPFDKNNFSETVAALGEERLIVAIRRWLGDATPPAPAGIGDDCAVIPASPRAQVVTVDPVIHGRHFDDSVPARAVGAKLLKRNLSDLASMGAMPRAAVVALTLPPRTRIRWLEHFYRGLAACARAHKLHIVGGDVAQDDHTLAASLTLIGQPAGGRLLTRGGARAGDWIYVTGTLGGSLSGKHWRFTPRLAEGAWLAAQPEVRCMTDISDGIAKDLRPLAPSGARPALDANTVPVSRAARRAAACDGRTPLDHALADGEDYELAFAIAQRADRDVFARRWKKRFPRLPLTCIGRFVPNQKSLPSGAIDLTRHHGYEHLRATKSET from the coding sequence ATGTCTCCCTTCGACAAAAATAATTTCAGCGAAACGGTCGCCGCCCTCGGCGAGGAACGCCTCATCGTCGCGATCCGCCGCTGGCTCGGCGATGCCACGCCGCCCGCGCCCGCCGGCATCGGGGACGATTGCGCGGTCATCCCCGCCTCCCCACGCGCGCAGGTCGTGACTGTTGACCCCGTCATCCACGGACGCCACTTCGACGACTCCGTGCCGGCCCGTGCCGTCGGCGCCAAGCTCCTCAAGCGCAACCTCAGCGACCTCGCCTCGATGGGCGCGATGCCCCGCGCTGCGGTCGTCGCGCTCACGCTGCCGCCCCGCACGCGCATCCGGTGGCTGGAGCACTTTTATCGCGGTCTCGCCGCCTGCGCCCGCGCGCACAAGCTTCACATCGTCGGCGGCGACGTCGCCCAGGACGACCACACGCTTGCGGCCAGCCTCACCCTCATCGGGCAACCGGCCGGCGGGCGCCTGCTCACCCGCGGCGGCGCGCGCGCCGGCGACTGGATTTATGTCACCGGCACGCTCGGCGGCAGTTTGTCGGGCAAACACTGGCGCTTCACGCCGCGCCTGGCCGAAGGCGCCTGGCTCGCCGCGCAACCCGAAGTGCGCTGCATGACCGATATCAGCGACGGCATCGCCAAGGACCTGCGCCCGCTCGCCCCGTCCGGCGCCCGCCCGGCGCTGGACGCAAACACCGTCCCCGTGAGCCGCGCCGCGCGTCGCGCCGCCGCGTGTGACGGACGCACTCCGCTTGACCACGCGCTCGCCGACGGCGAGGACTACGAACTGGCGTTTGCCATCGCTCAGCGCGCCGACCGCGACGTCTTCGCCCGCCGCTGGAAAAAACGTTTCCCCCGCCTCCCGCTGACCTGCATCGGCCGCTTTGTGCCAAACCAGAAGAGCCTCCCCTCCGGTGCCATCGACCTGACCCGCCACCACGGCTACGAACACCTTCGCGCGACGAAATCCGAGACATAA
- the tsaE gene encoding tRNA (adenosine(37)-N6)-threonylcarbamoyltransferase complex ATPase subunit type 1 TsaE — protein MTATADNFLRQLRDGVTTTSADETRALAARLAPALPPDQTLALHGNLGVGKTTFVQGLARGLGIDAAITSPTFNIFTIHRGGARTLVHLDAYRLENDRQIESLMLEDFLASPWCLAVEWPEKIAAWLPADTWHITLAIESAGRHHVRLAPE, from the coding sequence ATGACCGCGACCGCGGACAATTTTTTAAGGCAACTGCGCGACGGCGTCACCACGACCTCTGCCGACGAGACGCGCGCCCTCGCCGCCCGGCTCGCCCCTGCCCTGCCGCCCGACCAGACGCTCGCGCTGCACGGCAATCTCGGCGTCGGCAAAACCACCTTTGTGCAAGGCCTCGCGCGCGGTCTCGGCATCGACGCCGCGATCACCAGCCCCACCTTCAACATCTTCACGATTCACCGGGGCGGCGCGCGCACGCTTGTGCATCTCGATGCCTACCGGCTCGAAAACGACCGCCAGATCGAGTCGCTCATGCTGGAGGACTTTTTGGCCTCTCCCTGGTGTCTTGCCGTCGAATGGCCCGAAAAAATCGCCGCCTGGCTCCCTGCCGACACCTGGCACATCACCCTTGCCATCGAATCCGCAGGACGCCACCACGTACGACTTGCGCCCGAATAG
- a CDS encoding sulfatase, with the protein MHLPSASLCQTAGIASLMLGAAALPAAPATTTPPNIMLILIDDLGWGDIGVYGQKFIDTPNFDRLATQGMTLTHAYAPAPICSASRAASLTGRSPARLHFEFVTKPDGAKHPAGVVLNPPPYPRDLPLSEISLAEALAPAGYKTGYYGKWHLTQETGGKYLGHGAKFGPAQQGFAETSEERGSHPYNYPKGKKNRPGPGAFKPGEFAPDALTDQAIGFLRRHRDERFFLFLSYYYVHYPLHTRCKWLLDKYDARAKELGINLNEAQLTYAAFVETMDHLVGRALDALDQLGLAENTFVVLTSDNGGDPRVAWNGLRGSKWTLYEGGVRGPFIARWPGVIKAGSSSATPVTATDLMPTFCEAAGAEPPPVTLDGMSILPLLAGKTQTLARDTLTWHFPFYHPDHVNTRPCSSMRKGDMKLIYFYEDERAELYNLAEDPQESSDLAKTQPELAAKLRDELLSTLKAQGARFPTRKG; encoded by the coding sequence ATGCACCTGCCATCTGCCTCCCTCTGCCAGACCGCCGGCATCGCGTCACTCATGCTCGGCGCCGCCGCGCTGCCCGCCGCGCCCGCGACGACGACGCCACCCAACATCATGCTCATCCTCATCGACGACCTCGGCTGGGGTGACATCGGGGTTTACGGACAAAAATTCATCGACACGCCCAATTTCGACCGGCTTGCCACCCAGGGCATGACGCTCACCCACGCTTACGCGCCCGCGCCCATTTGCTCCGCCTCGCGCGCCGCCAGCCTCACCGGACGCTCCCCCGCGCGACTGCATTTCGAATTTGTCACCAAGCCCGACGGCGCCAAACACCCCGCCGGTGTCGTGCTGAATCCGCCGCCCTATCCGCGCGATCTTCCGCTCTCCGAAATCTCGCTCGCCGAGGCGCTCGCCCCCGCCGGATATAAAACCGGCTACTATGGCAAATGGCACCTCACGCAGGAGACCGGCGGGAAATACCTCGGCCACGGCGCCAAATTCGGCCCCGCGCAGCAGGGTTTCGCCGAGACCAGCGAAGAGCGCGGCAGCCATCCCTATAATTATCCCAAGGGGAAAAAAAACCGCCCCGGCCCCGGTGCTTTCAAACCCGGAGAATTCGCCCCCGACGCGCTCACCGACCAGGCGATCGGCTTCTTGCGCCGCCACCGGGACGAGCGGTTTTTCCTCTTTCTCTCGTACTACTACGTGCATTATCCGCTGCACACCCGGTGCAAGTGGCTCCTGGACAAATACGACGCCAGGGCAAAAGAACTCGGCATCAACCTCAACGAAGCCCAGCTCACCTACGCGGCCTTTGTCGAGACGATGGATCACCTCGTCGGCCGCGCCCTCGACGCGCTCGACCAGCTCGGCCTGGCGGAAAACACCTTCGTCGTCCTCACCTCCGACAATGGCGGCGATCCGCGCGTCGCGTGGAACGGCCTGCGCGGCAGCAAATGGACGCTCTATGAAGGCGGTGTGCGCGGGCCCTTTATTGCGCGCTGGCCCGGTGTCATCAAGGCGGGCTCGTCCTCCGCCACGCCTGTCACCGCCACCGACCTCATGCCGACCTTCTGCGAGGCGGCCGGCGCCGAACCGCCGCCGGTCACGCTCGACGGCATGAGCATCCTGCCGCTCCTCGCCGGCAAGACCCAGACGCTCGCCCGCGACACGCTCACCTGGCATTTTCCCTTTTATCATCCCGATCACGTCAACACCCGCCCCTGCTCCTCGATGCGCAAAGGCGACATGAAGCTGATCTATTTCTACGAGGACGAGCGGGCCGAATTATACAATCTCGCCGAGGACCCGCAGGAATCCAGTGACCTCGCCAAAACGCAGCCCGAACTCGCGGCGAAGTTGAGGGACGAGCTTCTTTCCACCTTGAAAGCCCAAGGCGCGCGCTTCCCAACCCGCAAAGGCTGA